In one Chitinophaga sancti genomic region, the following are encoded:
- a CDS encoding SDR family oxidoreductase: MKNKVIVITGASSGLGEAAARLLSEEGAIVILGARRADRIQSLAQEIISKGGQALAIETDVTNADQVKHLVDEAVNTFGRVDVIINNAGLMPQSSLDRLKIKEWDQMIDVNIKGVLYGIAAVLPYMQAQKSGHIINVSSVAGHKVRAGGVVYSATKHAVRVISEGLRQEVKPYNIRTTIISPGAVDTELPQSVVEPDFAANIQKFYQDVAIPADSFARIVAFAINQPEDVDINEVLYRPTKQEY; this comes from the coding sequence GGCCAGCAGTGGCCTGGGTGAAGCCGCCGCCCGTTTATTAAGTGAAGAAGGCGCCATCGTCATCCTTGGCGCCCGTCGCGCAGACCGTATTCAAAGTCTTGCGCAGGAAATCATCAGCAAAGGCGGTCAGGCACTGGCCATCGAAACTGATGTTACGAATGCTGACCAGGTCAAACATCTCGTAGACGAAGCTGTCAACACCTTTGGCAGGGTAGATGTCATCATCAACAATGCCGGCCTCATGCCGCAATCCTCACTGGACCGTCTTAAAATCAAAGAATGGGATCAGATGATCGATGTAAACATCAAAGGTGTACTCTATGGCATTGCTGCCGTATTGCCTTACATGCAGGCACAGAAATCCGGTCATATCATCAATGTATCTTCCGTGGCTGGCCATAAAGTTCGTGCCGGCGGCGTGGTTTACTCCGCTACCAAACATGCCGTAAGAGTGATCTCCGAAGGGCTGCGGCAGGAAGTAAAACCGTATAATATCCGCACTACCATCATCTCTCCGGGTGCCGTAGATACCGAACTGCCGCAGAGTGTTGTAGAACCGGATTTCGCTGCGAACATCCAGAAATTCTACCAGGATGTGGCCATCCCTGCCGATTCATTTGCACGCATCGTTGCATTTGCCATCAACCAGCCGGAAGATGTCGATATCAATGAAGTGTTGTATCGCCCTACTAAACAGGAGTATTAG